TCTCATATGAGGGAATGTTAACCCTGGGAGCAGCGGCGGATGGAACACTATAACttaggttcaattgaaccccaaacttttgaTCCGAGATATAAATTTGTGTGTAAAAGCttactaaaattacaataaatgatagatatgaacccataacctTAGAAACATAATGGTTTAGTGCTAAAAATTTAAGATGTTCAACCCCTAAAATTTAAATCCTAGATTCGTCTCCGCCTGGGAGAGACGTCgtgcaaaaacaacaacaacaacaacaacaacccagtgaaatcccacatcgtggggtctggggaaggtagagtgtacgcagaccttactcctaccaaggtaggacggctgtttccgaaagaccctcggctcaagaaaagcataaaagcataaaaaaagtcagataaggctaagaaattcaaagcgacatGGAAAtgcaataatataaaataaaataatgtaatcgacacagataccacaggataatcaaagcacaggaaatagcagataatagcataaatcggagcacaagaaattatattgcgatactgcgactactaataagaacggataacgagactatctactagccttctaccctaatttgggtcctccaaaccctcttatctaaggtcatgtcctcggtaagctgtaattgcgccatgtcgtgtctaattacctctcctcaatacttcttcggcctacccctacctcgtctgaaaccatccatggccaacctctcacacctctgcactggtgcatctgtgtctctcctcttcacatgcccaaaccatctcaatctcgcttctcgcatcttgtcttccaccgaggccacccccaccttatcccgaatatcctcattcctaatcatgtcgctcctggtgtggccacacatccatctcaacattctcatctcggcaactttcatattttgaacgtgagagatcttaactggccagcactccaccccatacaacgtagtcggtctaaccaccgctttgtagaacttgcccttaagttttggtggcaccttcttgtcacatagcactccggaagcaagcctccatttcatccaccctgccccaatacgatgtatgacatcatcgtcaatctccccgctgccttgcacaatagacccaaggtacttaaaactatttttcttctggatggcctgggtaccaagcctcacttccatgccagcctcctgaggtgcttcactgaacttacactccaagtactctgtattggtcctactcagcttaaaccctttagcctccagagtatgtctccaaccctccagcttagcgttaactccgctacgagtctcgtcgatcaggactatgtcgtccgcgaaaagcatacactatggcacctcaccttgaatttgccgtgtcaatccatccatcactaaggcaaatagAAACGGACTAAGagatgatccttgatgcaaccccatcacaactggaaagtgctctgagtctcttcctactgtccttactttggttttggctccctcatacatgtccttgatcaccctaatgtacgccacatgTACACtcttagcctccaagcatttccataagatctctcttggaactttgtcataacacttttctaggtcaatgaataccatgtgtaagtctctcttcctctccctatactgctccaccaatcttctcacaagatggatggcttctgtagttgagcgtcccggcatgaatccgaactggttctctgaaatagacacacctctcctcaccctcatctccaccaccctttcccacactttcatagtatggcttagcagtttgatacctctatagttgttacaactctggatatctcccttattcttgtacagagggatcattacactcgccctccattcttcgggaatcaatgccgtcttaaagatgacattaaacaacctagtcagccactccaaacctgccggccccgcgctcttccaaaattccccaggaatcccGTCAGGTCcgatcgctcttcccctgcgcatcctacgaacatcacccctaacctcctcaaccttaatactcctgcaatacccaaaatcacgccgccttcctgtatgttctaaatctcccaacacaatgtctctgtccccttcttcattcaagagtttgtagaagtatgactgtcatctctgtctaatgagagtctcctctaccaatactttgtcatgctcgtccttgatgcactttacttgatccacatcacgtgcctttctctccctcgccttggctagcctgaacaatttctggtcccctcctttctcttctagttcagcatacgtCGTGCAAAAACGAGATATGTATTTGAAATGAATGTCCGAGTGAAGACAGCGATATGAAAATAGGTTAAGTAATCTATTtctttagcaaaaaaaaaaaaaggagacatTTCTTTTTTTGAAACTGAAAAAAAAGGAGACATTTCTAATTTACATGATCCAATCATTTATCACGAAAATCAACTAATATGAATAACTTATTACTAACATGTGATACTTTAAATTATGGACAAACCTACATCTTCTATTATTTCATACATTATCGACTTTCAAactcaataaaaaataaaatgtaaCATGAAAATTAACTCACTTAAAAAAATTAAgataaatattctgttaaaagaTAGTTTGAAGAGAAAAAACTTAAATATGTCAACGAACTATGAAAATAACCTATTCATACCGCTCGTTAATAGTAAgacaaaaaaaattgttgttgtCACACCTTTGGACCTTTTGTGTCATTAACCACTAACGGGTCTCACACTCTGTATTACGAGCCAATTTCTTGATTTTTAAATATCAAATATGCCGCTTGTCATCCAATTAAACTCCCTCATCATTTAATCCATTCCATCTATTTTAACTCGCTCTGTTTATTTTTAACTCGCCTCACATCATGACCAAACCTAAATtcctttcttctctcttttttctaCCACCAGCGGCAACTTCTGCCATTGATAATAACCTCCATCTTTCCATCACCACCCATCAGGGGCGGATATACCTTATGAGATAGGAGTGCCACGCCGCCCGCACACTTCGACAAATTTTTTGTGTGTATATGTAAATATTTGTAAGAAAACCTATGAATACATTAAATGGCACTACCTATGCACAAAGCCCCTTTGGTGGCACTGGTTAATGTAGGCCGCAAAGATTCTTTCACTGAGCATCCGAGTTCGATCCTGCGTACAAGCATTTTTTGGTAACTAATTCTAAAGACAATTGATTTGTCTCCTCCTCGCTTTTCtcctttttcttccttttattttcttcttttctttctccaCTACTGCTAAAAAAAAATACTCTCATTTTCCTCCTCCTTCATCatcatcttttcttttttaatttatttgcaCCAATTATTATTTTGTTTCTACAATTCAGTCTTACTTCATAAGCAAACTTCTTTGATAAGTAATTTGAATATAATTTGGCCGTAAATTTTTTACTTTTGAGAGATCAAAATGGTTTGTTTACTAGACATTTTGGTTGATGCTTATAGATTAAAAATGTGAAGCTCTTGTTTTGCAGATAATTGTCATAAAATTTGATAATTAAGATAGAAAAACCAACTCAAAAATATTGAAGGTAAATTAATCtagcaaagaaaaaaaatatgtagAAATTTACATTTTTATCAATCTATCTAAATGAATGTGCTCTTTCaattaatgattttttttttgtaatttcttACAGCtgactaaaatttaaatatttaaatcAAGTGCGAAAAAAGCTAAACTAAACGAAACTTATTTGTCTATTTATGAATAGAATACCTAATAGACCTAATCAAATCAATTGAAAATTAACTGACCCGATCCATCCTTCCTATTCAATCTTTGTGGCCTGTTGTAGGTTTTTGCATGTATAAAATAGTGGCACTCGCAACCTTGAAATTCTGGACCCGCATTAACAGACCTATTAAAATCTTGGCAAGTGGGAAAGTGGTTGGTAACTTATAAAGTTGGAATGCTAAGGAAGACGAGAACCAATGCTGAGAAAGGAAAGAAAGGGAAGGACAATGAGAATAATCGATCACAAATAGAAAAAATTATTCAAACTCATAATAAGTTTGATGCTTTGTCTAATGAGGGCACAGAGGAGAATAAGGAAAAACATGATACAAACAATGATGAAGTAGAAGAAGAGGCTCGACATACTACCAACCATTAAGGACATGTTACAAATACTAATGAAAGCAAAAGGGAAAGGGAACAAGGGCAAGGAAAAGGAATAGAAAGTGCAAAAATATGGGTTGAAAATGCTTTTGGCAAGGTTCTTCAAATAGAAACAATCTCAGAATCAGGTGAAGAGCAAACCAAATGGAGAGATAGGGTAGAGCAGCCTGAAGGTACAGATTCAGCAGAGCaaattgaaggaacaattttaTAAGAAAATTCTTCAAGTCTAAAGGAACTGGAGATTTACCTCGGGCAATAGAGACTGAAATTGGAAGCCAACACTATAGGGTGAATAATACACATAATGTAGCATCATGTGCATCTTCATCAAAAGAATCAGACAGCAAAGAGGTACAACCTGCAGAAATAAATAATGTAAAGGCAACTGAGCATATTGCAACTGCAAAAGAAACCTccagatgatgaaataaagattCATGACAGTAACTCGGAGGCTGATGGAACATGTGATGTTGGCAATATGGATACTAATCTACAGAATATCAATCAGAAAGAAGGCATTCATAGGCATTCATAATACCTGTAATAATGATGAAGTTGCCAGCAAGCAATGCACTGAAAAGGCAATACATACACAAGTAAATGATGAAGTAAATGAGCATATGAGGTTTGACTTAAATAAAAAGGTGATAGAAAGCTCTTCATCCCCCACTGGATCATAGCTGCTGATTGATTTGCTAAGAAGGAGAATCAGGTGCCTACAGTCAATAATACAAACCAGAGTCAGTTAGTAGTTAAACACAAAGCCTCAAACCCTAATGCTAATCTCCAAGATATTGTAGCACACAGAGTATCTCAAGCAGAGATTTAAGAAGTTATAGGTGGGATTCAGCAAATAGAGGAGGATAAAGGCATGAAGGacagcaacaacaacattcacaaagtAGCAAGAGAAGCTGGGTTGTCACCAAAGGTTCTAGCTAAGAGTGGTTAAAAACGCAAGGTCCAGGAGATATCACAAACCAAGAGAATGTCAAAGAGAACAACTTCCTCCAAGTGTAAATGATGAATAAGGCATTAATTTGGAATAGTATGTCTATTAATACCCAACAGGCATTTCAGAGACTCATCAACTTACAAAAACAACACAAATGTTTCATAGTTGCTCTAATGGAACCTTTTTAGAATTGTGGACATTTGTAAAAGTACAAAAGAAGGTTGGGAATGGAGGCTGCTACTGCTAATAAGAATGGGAAGATATGGATTTTGTGGATCCTGCAGTCTAATGGAAATTCATAATGGATGAAGATCAACAAATTACTTTGAAGATTCATTACCAAGACATAGAAAAAAGATATTATTGTTACTTTTGTCTTTGCTAAATGTGACGAAGGAGAGAGATTAGCATTGTGGGATGATTTGTATCAAATAGCAAATTCTATGGATTTGCCATGGATGATTGGAGGAGATTTTAGTGTTATTTTATCAGAAGAGGAGAAGTTGGGAGCTGTACCTGTTAAACTTGCTGAATGTGAAGATTTTGCCTTTTGTATAaattcttgtgatttatttgacaTGGTTTCAAAGGAAGTCCATACATttggtggaatggtagggctgTAGATGATTGCATCTTCAAAAGATTGGACAGAATAATGGTTAACTCTATATATCAGGAAATTTTTCCACAAATTGAAGTGGAGCATTTGATAAGAACAGGATCTGATCACTCCCTTTTACTATTATCTTGTGTTGAAGAAGAGATTACTTTTCACAAACCATTTAGGTTTTTGAATTTCTGGACTCAACATGAGTCATTTCAGGATGTGGTTAAACAACAGTGGCAGACAGAATTTGTAGATAATCCATTCTTGGCTTTTAAACAGAGGTTGAAGAATCTGAAGAGGGCTTTATCAAAATGGAGTAGAGAAAATTTTGGGgacattttcaaaaaattatctATGAGAGAGGAGGTGGTTAGGGTAAAGGAACAATTGTTTGAGGAACATCCTAGTATAATTAACAGAATTGTGCTTCGGAAAGCACAAACAGAGTTGAAAAAGTATCTAAACATTGAAGAACCGTATTGGAGGCAAAAAGCTGGCATTTCATGGTTGACTGAAAGGGACAGAAACACTAATTTTTTCCATAACCATGTGAATGGGAAGAGGAAAAAGTTACAGTTAAAAATGATTCAGAACAACAATAGTGTTTGGCTGGGGACTATGGACCAAGTTTCAGAGGAAGCAGTTAATTTTTTCAACAAGCAATTCACACAAGAAGGAGATACAGTGGACTTTGATATTCTTCAGCATGTCCCATCCATCCCATCCATGGTTCACAGAATCAAAATGTTGTCTTATGTTCTTATCCCTCTAAAGATGAAGTCAAAAGGGCAGTATTTGCTTTGGGGGGTGACAGTGCTAGTGGCCCAGATGGGTTTACAGGTTTATTCTATCAGCACTATTGGGAAATAGTTGGTAATGATGTGCATGCTGTAGTTCTGGCCTTCTTTGATGGAAAAGAGTTACCTAAATCTATTGTTAGGTCCAAGATTCCACctattaattttgatgataacaaaccaacataattattaataaaagaacatttacttgaggtaaatttatttttggtataGGTTTATTTGATGAAGAGGGATCTGGTGAAGATCTAATCAAATAAGGAAAAGAAGATATTACAAGATGGAATTACGGAAGAAGATGTGGAAGAAAAATACTTACTCAAATCAAGGTgcaagaattatggaaagaataTTTACTAAGATTCTACGGAAGAAAAATATTCTAGAAAATGAAAAGATCGAGATCAACTCTTGTTACTTAAAGAAGGTCCACAAATCTATGGAGTATCAAGATATGCCAAAATTCATAAGTGCACAAAAGTGTTCATGTTCAGAGTGATCAAAGTCCAAATGCTAGAAGACGAATgtgattacattcaaattaatatAAATCAAGATCCAAGGTGAAATGAAGAGGATCTTGAAATTCTCTTGGGTTGCTTAAATAAGAGCTCAAATATATACAGCTAGAAACTTGCCAAAAGAAAAAGAGTTCAGCGAGATTTCATCAATCAAGTGAAGAATTGGAATTGCAAATAGCTCATCATATATACAAGGAAATATCTACAGCAAAGAATTATGGTTACAGGATCAAGGAGGATGTAAGTGGTACCGAGTCATGAAAGGAAGGAAATAAATCAGTGGTTGGATTATTCCTTAAATCATGCTGAAGTAAAATGGGACAAAATCTTCTCTAAATGAGATAATGAAGTCCACGTACAAGTTGAGATTATAAAATGAAGAGAGAATCTTTTTTTATGACCCAAGATTCAAATATTATAATAGCCAAAAAAAAGGTCATGCTATTATAGGACCAAAATTTGGTCTTACTCACGTCACTCATAGAATTCCAAACACTACTGGAAAATTGGGAAGTGATAAGGTAAGGAGATATCTTTGAAATATTCCAAGAGTTCAAATATGATATTTATTACAATTGGGCCAAGAAAGGAATGTCAGCAAAAATCTTTGGAGCAAATATTTTGTGCAACCAATTGAAGAGAAGATTCATCAAAGATTGAAGATACTACTTCAAATAGAGATTCAACGTATCAAGACAAGTGAAGTAGCAACGGTCAGATTTCTTGGAGCACACGAGCCACTATTTAAAGAAGAAGTATTGAACTGGTTCAACACGCAACCACTTATACTTTTGTCTCAACCTTCTCAAGTtctttgctctacttttcataagcattgtaattctgagtgacttactgtgtaaacaaaaaagagaggagagatagtatagttggtgaggctttgtattgagaggttgtgtcattgttcttttctttggtgagcgagtgaaaaccaaagagtcgttgttggtaagcgagtgaaaaaccaactttgtgcgttgttggtgagcgtgtcaaaaccaacccttgttcgttgttggtgagcgagtgaaaaccaaccTTGTAAATGTTGGTGGTGAATGAGGAAAACCATAAAGGTTGTACTCAACTCAAACTACAAAGAGCTTAAAGAGATAacctccttgcaacccaaggggactggattaggataccacattggttccgaaccagtataaaaattccgggtgtcatttattttattgcTCTCATATTATATTCTGCACCCTTGCTATTTATTGTGGTTTATACTTGTGCAAATCGAAGGACTGATAATTTTGTGCAGGCTGTCTCGCTATCAGTCGACTGACACCAAACAGTAGTCGACTAGATTTTTTTTAACAggcttacaattcaccccccccccctcttgtaCTTTCATCTATTACCCATACTAATCTGGTTCTTATTCCTAAGAAACAGACCGTGCAAACTTTCTCATATATGAGGCCCGTTAGCTTATCTAACTTCATCAATAAGGTGATTTCAAGGATTCTACATGATAGAATGGAAAGTATACTCCCTTCTTTGATTTCTCCAAATCAATCCGGCTTTGTTAAAGGAAGGAATGTATTTGAGAGCAAGGAGTATATTTGAGAATATCTTACTCACTCAAGAGAGTCTCAGATATTAGAATAAGGGGTAAGCTAGCAAATGTGGTTATTAAGTTGGACATGGCTAAGGCTTATGACATAGTATATTGGAAATTTCTACTCCATGTGTTAAGGAAGATGGGATTTTCTGAGCATCTTATTAATCTAATGAGGAGATTGATAGAGAACAACTAGTATTCTGTTTTACTAAATGGACAAGCTACTGGATTTTTTCATTCCACAAGAGGGGTAAAACAAGGAGACCCTCTATCTCCAGCCTTGTTCCTACTGTCAGCAGAAGTATTATCAAGGGCTTTAAATGCTTTATTTGAAAATGATAAATATATTGGATATGGGGTGCCAAAGTGGACAAATCCATTGAATCATCTAGCTTATGCTGATGACAAAATTATTTTTGCTTCTGCTGACTCATACTCTCTAAAAAGAATTATGCA
Above is a genomic segment from Lycium barbarum isolate Lr01 chromosome 12, ASM1917538v2, whole genome shotgun sequence containing:
- the LOC132624992 gene encoding uncharacterized protein LOC132624992 isoform X2, which produces MLSPVLQTHSQGVYSQISQICSFRHLILLLSKSISSYDPVGDEELSITFLFKSNLICSFTSSFTCVCIAFSVHCLLATSSLLQVVPLCCLILLMKMHMMLHYVYYSPYSVGFQFQSLLPEVC
- the LOC132624992 gene encoding uncharacterized protein LOC132624992 isoform X1; the encoded protein is MLSPVLQTHSQGVYSQISQICSFRHLILLLSKSISSYDPVGDEELSITFLFKSNLICSFTSSFTCVCIAFSVHCLLATSSLLQVVPLCCLILLMKMHMMLHYVYYSPYSVGFQFQSLLPEHWFSSSLAFQLYKLPTTFPLAKILIGLLMRVQNFKVASATILYMQKPTTGHKD